A section of the Telopea speciosissima isolate NSW1024214 ecotype Mountain lineage chromosome 3, Tspe_v1, whole genome shotgun sequence genome encodes:
- the LOC122654913 gene encoding protein PSK SIMULATOR 3-like, whose translation MSRLLSLYKSLSDEELNKLRNEIVKSEGVSYLNSKDESFLLNLACAERIEDLDHCAITVTRLGKKCSDPALCNFKDVYSDLKFGILNISKLDFVSKEVDKNIEKMEKLISATSNLYLEYHSLSEMEVAERKLKQWNQNTAMENSNSEVFDQKLAAQRQVVGHFQELSLWSQTFNKAVGLMARIICFVYARICVFFGPYVSVLPPVSTRNVRSRSGPLQNQTLQNNPIPDKPRTKSGPLGKPPKRNLIRFLSRDSNPIEDAPIGVGFGFGFGIGFQENHYYVFGDGKKNKLVQVAPPSTLGGSGLSLRYANVIIQVERYLNSPCSIGDDERENLYQMLPTSLKMSVRSKLRNRWKRRKGEGGESESWEDKSLAEGWREALKGIMGWLAPMAHDTVRWQAERNFERQNFEAKPTVLLLQTFHFSDREKTEAAIAEILVGVSCIFRYENRYFGSSSGSDDDFR comes from the coding sequence ATGTCACGCCTCCTCTCCCTCTACAAGTCCCTCTCCGACGAAGAACTCAACAAACTCCGCAACGAGATCGTGAAATCTGAGGGCGTCTCTTATCTCAACTCTAAAGACGAAAGTTTCCTTCTCAACCTCGCCTGTGCCGAACGAATCGAAGATCTCGACCACTGCGCCATCACCGTCACTCGACTCGGCAAAAAATGCTCCGACCCTGCATTATGCAATTTCAAAGATGTCTACTCCGATCTCAAATTTGGTATCCTCAACATTAGCAAATTGGATTTCGTGTCGAAGGAGGTCGATAAGAACATCGAGAAGATGGAGAAGCTAATTTCTGCGACCTCAAATCTGTACTTAGAATACCATTCTTTGTCCGAAATGGAAGTAGCGGAGCGGAAATTGAAGCAATGGAATCAAAACACGGCCATGGAGAACTCCAACTCGGAGGTTTTCGATCAGAAATTAGCGGCTCAGAGACAAGTGGTTGGGCACTTCCAAGAGTTATCCCTTTGGAGCCAAACCTTCAACAAGGCCGTTGGTCTCATGGCTCGAATCATCTGCTTCGTCTACGCCCGAATCTGTGTATTTTTCGGACCCTACGTTTCGGTCCTCCCTCCAGTATCGACCCGAAACGTCCGTTCCCGTTCGGGGCCGTTACAGAACCAGACTCTTCAAAACAATCCGATTCCTGACAAGCCTCGCACGAAATCTGGACCACTTGGAAAACCACCCAAACGGAACTTAATCAGGTTTTTGAGTCGGGACTCAAACCCGATCGAAGATGCCCCAATTGGAGTCGGATTTGGATTCGGATTCGGTAtcgggttccaagagaaccacTACTATGTATTTGGtgatggaaagaagaacaaattaGTACAGGTGGCGCCGCCGTCGACGCTTGGTGGTTCCGGACTCTCGTTACGATACGCGAACGTGATAATTCAGGTAGAGAGGTATCTGAACTCACCTTGCTCCATCGGAGACgatgagagagagaatcttTATCAGATGTTACCGACAAGTTTGAAGATGTCGGTGAGGTCGAAGTTGAGGAATAGGTGGAAGAGGAGGAAAGGGGAAGGCGGCGAGTCCGAGTCATGGGAGGACAAGTCGCTGGCGGAGGGGTGGAGAGAAGCTTTGAAGGGGATAATGGGATGGTTAGCACCCATGGCGCATGATACTGTGAGATGGCAAGCGGAGAGGAATTTTGAGAGGCAAAATTTCGAAGCGAAGCCGACAGTGTTGTTGTTGCAGACATTTCATTTCTCGGATAGAGAGAAGACGGAGGCAGCGATAGCCGAGATTTTGGTCGGTGTGAGTTGCATATTCCGGTATGAGAATCGTTATTTCGGTTCTAGCTCCGGGTCAGATGACGATTTTAGGTGA